gcaggcacttcgttaattatctcaattccaccccgctttttactttcttaagggatgattttcgggataaaaactatcctatgtccttctcagggactcaacctatctctatgccaaatttcatctaaatcggttcagcggtttaagcgtgaagagggaacacacagacagacagactttcgcatttataatattagtatggattatattgGAATGGCCCAAATAACTGTTGCTTTCAGCTGACAATGCCCACATCTCCATGGCTGCTGAACCGCGTGATCCGTTCGGACCTGACGCACAACCATGGCACCGCGCCGCCGCGCGGGAACTACCAGTGTCTCGACACCCACACTCCCATCGGCCACATCCGCCAGCTAAGACTGTTCCGATTCCAGTCATTTGATCCCGCCACTTGCCTCCAGGACTTCCCAACTCTTAAAACCTGCTTAGATAAAAATGACAACACAAATGTTTAATTCAAACCACTTTATGTcaagaaaaaattaaagaacatgcataatgaaattaataaaacacaaCAAAGATAAAACTTAAATCCAACAAAGTATTAACTTAACATAATGTAGGTACGTATTtgtttgtaatacattttaacaGTGTTCTTTTATCATAAACCTTTTGCTATGAttaaaaatctacatatttaaatgaatttgttttatattagatTTGTATTGAGTCTATTTTAGCAACATCATAATAACTATTTAAATCACTAAAAGCTTTATTATTgacaaattaataaatgtagAAAGCAATTAATGCattcaaaactaaataatttgttttattttaacataataaGGCCACTGCATGTATTTTCATGTAAATCATGTGTAGGTATTATCAATTTACCCTGTTACATTATTTGAACTCAATGTAATAACATCTGTGGTAGTGCAGTTActttggggtcatccattaattacatcacacgtttaggtggggagggggtcaagaaaatgtgacatgttgtgacaagggggaggggggtcacaaactttgtgacgtcactaaattattttattccctgtacagttaaataacaagcttttggaacgataatctattttattcgtttaattttctttcctaatcagttttgggttataaaattactaatattacttttgtcaaaaatattttgataaaatattaatgatcCTAGTTagtcgaaataaaaatgatttaattttatttataatacttaatttgatttgccgatttcattgaaaaagtgtgacgtcacaccagggggaggggtttgccaaatgtgacaaggaggggggaggggtcaaaaatttaaattactagaATTATTCCTGTGTTTTGAATCTGTCATTACTGTCATTAGTCTACTTTGAAAAGATCAGCCCTTAAACTATAATatctaaaaatgtaaaaatataaaatggaataagttaaacttaaaaaatcATAGAAAATATCCCTAGTGAGAACGCTTTCTCTTAAAACTTTTTCCTTTCTTGGACTTAAATTTACGTTTATTTGAGGTGCGATTACTACTAGTCCCTGTGATTTCTTCTGCCAACATCCCAACTGTTGTCAATTTTTTCCTGCGATTTTTCTCAGCTTTAGAGACCGGAAGTCTGGTGAGGTAATTTTCTTCATATTCAATCCGTTCCTGTTCTTGTTTGGATATCGAGTGCTTTACATGATTCCCTGTAGTGACTTCCAGTGGTGCTTCTGAATACTCTTCTCGCAACTCACTCATAACTCTGGAATTAAGGATCTGTTTCTTTGACCTCTCTTTGTTTTTCTTGTCATTATCAGCCCTGGATGAGCTCTCTTCAAAATGTACAGCTGCCAGTTTGGGAGGGACATATATATTAGTCTTACTAGAATCCTTCTTAACTTCATCTTCTAAGGCATCACTAGAATCATCCTCCTCATTATCAATCTTACTAACTAAATTAGCAGGATTAGCTCGAAATGACTGTGGGTCTTCTTCAGTGGTGGAACCTACTGCTGCAGTTTTGACAAGCTTATCAATTTGGTATTTTAATTTAGAATCTACAGGACGAATCTTTTCAAGCACAGTTCGAATCTCAATGAGCCTATCAATAGATGGATCTGAGTCAATCTTTTCACCAGAGCATTTCCTTAATACAATGTATGTCAAGTTTATCAGGTAGCTGAGAAGCATTTGGTACTTCATTTCTAAGAAACTCAATCCTTTGTCAGTAGTGATTTCACCAGTCTTGACACGAAGTAGCATATTGTCCACAAGTTGTGACACTTGTTGTACATTCATGTtcatttcttttaataaattgacAGCTTGTGGCAGATCAGGCTGCTCCGTTTCTTCTGCTgcctgaaaaaatattgtatatattgttAATCACATACACTAATCACGGGTTTCCtcaaaaaactggttttaatCCGATATCTATCATATATCATActtagtaattattatttattttccaccATAAACCATAGTTTGAAAAATACCCAGCAAATGAAATACAAGTATATGACTAGGTTAGTGatttcttccagacaacctttgggtactAGGAAATTACTTACAATTTTAAAAGGGTAGGGTAAACTAAACTCAATCGCAGTATATGCAGATTTGGGCACACCCTACTGTACTGTATACTCATTCATACACATAGTTTCCAAagaatcaaatgtttattaAGCATTACAGTGAGTAAAgaacttgacatttaacgttgcataaacgtcaataaaatataaaattataaatatagattttattgagatgcatgtaattacctagacttaagaaaaattgagtgcccttacagggtgtcatgtacctaccatcctcaaactgtaacacctaatgtattatgaacatgactgcaatacaataaagaataaattttaTAAGCTATAGTTGTTTTATTGTCTCAAAAACCATAAACTCATAAAACTAAtgactaacatttttttttcttgaatacGACATCTGCTGATTTCTTGcgaaaatattttctatttaatcTAAAGgatataaattcattaaaaaaataaaaaggtatgTTATTTTCTCACCTGAACCATGTTGCTGCGGGATTAAATAACCTCTCCTTTCCAAGATTCAACTTAAGAAAATACTTATTTCACCTGCTGCACGCATTCATTCAGGTACTAAATCTGATTTGATATAcaaaagaattatttttaattattatgaatataacAAAAGAAAATGTGAAACCGACGCGCACCTCACCTTCGTGTTTGTTAATTGTTTAtggatttatatttttactatttttagttttgtttgaCTGTGATCGTGATCCATTGAGACGCACAGATTTTCTTGTCTATGgaactatagtctgtcaagccaagCCATTTCCGCCAGtagaaaaagcggcaaatttcaTATTAGATGGAAGTGGTATTGCTATGGGGTATTACCTtggtatttaaaattatatatagttggtcaaaccaaattgtcagtaaatgagATGTGAGAACAATGAGATAGTCCTCTGACAAACTATAAGtccgctccacactcgtgcgcgaatcgcggcgtgaagtcgcgaatcgcggcgttcgcggtttcgcgccGCGACTCGCACACGGGCGGGGCGGGGGCTATAGGATGTCTGTCAAActactgtctcatttcaaacatagagagaatcatactatctttgtcttagactagtactagcacccaaaagaaaaggatgagtatagttttttttttgttcttatttactgacaatttggtttggtttgaccaactatattagaATTAGATTACGtcaacaaacaaaaatatattttaatgataaaacaaactattataaaacatttatcaatacaaaaaatataggtGTCAATTGTCATATTAGTCCCCTATTTTGTGTATACTTTTCTGTCTGTGGTGGTACTTTAGTTGAGTCCGGTTAATGTACGACCCAATAATGTacagcccaataattggcgACCACTTTTTTGGACGCGTATTATGGGGTTGTACACTATTGCCCTGTTCAAACAGTGGCTTCATATTATTGCCTCGGACCGAGCTTGTACACCCTGATAACGCTCAACCCAATAATACACGACCCAATAATTCGAATCCATTTAATAGACGCCGATTGTTGGCCGCATATTATTGGCCCGTACCGATAATGCTCGACCCAGGATTGCTCAACCCAAGAATGTacagcccaataattggcgTCCACTTTCCGCTTCAGACCACAGACTATAAATATTTGACACATAGAGTGATATTCTAGGGATGGGGCGACGATTTTTAGGATTACGATTCAATAATGTTGCCatgcgcaaaaaaaaattgtgtacgaTTCATTAATGTTGCCATGCGCCAAAAAATAAGCACTGTGCtggttatttcataaaaaaccctccacactcgtgcgcgaatcgcggagcgaagccgcgaacgcgagtgtggagtcgagtggctaatcagcgaaatccactccacactcgcgttcgcggcttcgcgccgcgtagtctgcaGCGGGCTTATGACATTTTAAtggcaaatataattattataaagggccctccacactcatgcgcgaatcgcggcgcgaagccgcgaacgcgagtgtggagcctagttcgcctTTAGTTCGCTgtttagcgaactaggctccacactcgtgcttgcggcttcgcgccgtgattcgcgcatgagtgtggagggccctttatgaTTATTGAACCCGtaccagactacgcggcgcgaagccgcgaacgcgagtgtagagtcgatttcgctgattagcgaaccttgaccccacactcgcgttcgcggcttcgcgccgagagtcgcgtacgagtgtggaggggctaTAGGTTTTTtatgcataaaaaaaaatattttcattatttttagggaAGTTTAAAGCTACGTCTCACattatttgagcgctctaaatttAAAGGTCccccacactcatgcgcgaatcacggcgcaaagccacgaacgcgagtgtggagtctagttcgctattcagcgaGCCCATgaatctatagtttgtcaaaggactgtctcatttcaaacatagacagagagaatcatactatctttgtcttacactagtactagcacctaaaagaaaaggatgagtatagttttttttgttcttatgtactgacaatttggtttgaccaactatagtataaAACTGGATTAGGCAATAGTGGTgggggaactgtcagaacgggatagtcttgagtatttttcagtaggagtagcagagaaaacgttataattgtttgtccttgtttcagtctcacattttttttaaattcaccaaggtaaatttgtatggtacaaatttactcgaccaatcatattgtcgcattactcgcattgcgtatgttatatccctcacgggcgcacgcggtcgGCCAATTCTATatgatcctaccttctatgggcGAGCCCAATTTAAaggctcctgtacaccatggcccacTGTAGGCCATttcaagggacgcatttatgcgttagagggagcaagtgatattcctatctcattccaccgcatagctgcgtcccttagactggtctacgctgggccatggtgtacaggaacCTTAATCagatttggcgaaaaattgtccccGTCTGGACTGaagttaagtatatttttaaagtcATACAACactaccgcaccaaggtcgcggtgcggggCGGTAGTGTGTTAGGTCTATTAGGTAGCTCATatatagttgatcaaaccaaattggcagtaaataagaaccaaaaaaactatactcgtcctttttttttgggtgctagtacttgtatgacaaagatagtatgattatctctgtctatgtttgaaatgagacagtcctttgacaaactatagtagccaagtctttgatagagaaagatagtcttattgcgattcctataagaggaaagagaaaatagtgccatgctttgtccttatcaccgatagttaatcaaaccaaattggcagtaaataagaaccaaaaaaactatactcgtcctttttttttgggtgctagtacttgtatgacaaagatagtatgattatctctgtctatgtttgaaatgagacagtcctttgacaaactatagtagccaagtctttgatagagaaagatagtcttattgcgattcctataagaggaaagagaaaatagtgccatgctttgtccttatcaccgaccgggttttttttcatggtcgggttatggcagcataggtaggaggcgatggcgaaataccgttttttttttataagagtgaaagagaaaaaggattatgctgccatacattaatctgtcaatacatgaatatgtctttctcttacccctagttgctcggtttcatgtctataactactatactatgtctaaagctcgctccagactacgcggcgcgaagccgcaaacgtgagtgtggagtcgatttcgctgattagcgaactagactccacactcgcgttcgcggcttcatgccgcgattcgcgcacgagtgtggagggccctttatagtAGCCATGTTTGGTGAGAATATTGAATGCCTACCGCGGAAACCGAAGTTCGTTATTGCAGGcaactttctcttttactccagtgAAGGCGTCATtaggagtgacagagaaagatgcccgcaattcgcGAACTTCGGTGGGTACGGTGTTCACGAGGCCCTTTGAGTTAAGTtcatcacagacggagcgataataagGACGAgtctacgctacgctacgctaatcagcgaactaggctccacactcgagttcgcggcttcgcgccgcgattcgcgcatgagtgtggagggcccataTATCGGCCGATACCGACAGAAATCTGCGAGTATCGCAAAGGACCACACacgcaacgataccaaaatatataatgtTGTTTAGCtatttagagcgctcaaataagggccctccacactcatgcacgAATCACGACGCGAAATCGactacacactcgcgttcacggtttcgcgccgcgtagtctggagcgagcttaaaaTGGCGGTGCGTCCGCACGGCTTGATATGATCGGTAAATTttatcagattggcgaaaagtTATCCCCGTCTgtatcaaagaatataatactcactgtcTGTATAGACCTTTAGGTGCATTCCGGTGATAAAggtccctccagactatgtgcgcgaatcgcggcgcgacttcagctgatcgagtttaactgctagttatctatggcatcattcgtgatttagctatttttctattttgttttgttgtaaaaccgtaaaatatagccgctttatataatataattattatttgtcttgccacatatgagtcaaaatagtgtgtaatgggAGTCTTTCCTAgtccagttcgcgcttcgcgtctcctttgacgcgggctaataaacagaaaaaaaacggggaactaggagcgaaggcgtgaacaatctgcgaaatcgacgccacacttaagGTGACGCCACacttaaggtccctccacactcatgcgcgaatcacggcgcgaagccgcgaacgcgagtgtggagggccctttacgttcgcggctttgcgccgtgattcgcgcatgagtgtggagggaccttaagagGTTGTGGTATTGGtattatggaaggtagaggtaaggaaatgaatcttcatgtatcaaaaagtgaccgtaaaaaacagtaaataggcggcgccaccatacactgaagtacctagaccatacacctagtattttatatagatgtgcacccgtgcgaccgtgagggacagaacatacgcaatgcgacaaaattaaaaacacgttttatcattcctgacaacataccacaaataacctacgtaatttctaaattaaatgatGTCTTTGACCATATTATAAAGAAGCCCAGCCTCTTCTGAGGCTGGACAAGCCAGGATACTATTGACCCTAGTAAAAGTTAGtctgttgtagtttttttagagagccactatgagggtggcatttgtttaaaacttaaaaccctctataaataaataaagataaaaaaaaacctacgtaatttagtcgggttatttgctggcCCTTccgcatttcatctctacattattatacctcatAATGTTCATGTCATAAGGGCGCgaatgattcgcgcatgagtgtggaggggccttatagagtctcctatatattacaatactctttggtcacagagcctacctagcgccaccggagagattagtaactattatttaaagctcaaAGCggacacttttgcaacaattctgccataagagattggcatcctttctataccatccataattggtaTAGCCATTGCAGAGTGCTTTATGCATAAACCTGCAtaaacctagcattacatacgcgtgcgcccgtgagggacagaacatacgcaatgcgacaatatgattggtcgagaagatttgtagcccaccataaaccatactaaatttacagtgcggaattaaaaaaaatgtgacaaggacaaacaatacagtTAAATCtcactccacactcgtgcgcgaatcgcggtgtgaagccgcaaacgcgagtgtggagcgagcgtcgcagatctgcgaaatcgactccacactcgcgttcgcggcttcgcggcgGCGCCTTCAGCCtcctccagactacgcggcgcgaagctcgcacgagtgtggagggtttCTGGAGCGGGCCCTACATTCATGGTTAAAACGTATGATGCCGTAAATGactaaggccccattcgcacgagagcttaaaaagcgttgcgtgtgggacgcacccataagtaagagcgagaaagcgatatctctttctccttcttacttatggttgcgtcacacacgcaacgctttttaagctctcatgCGTATGGGGCCCAACAgttcgatcagctgatgcttgtatatactatgtctatagggccctccgcactcgtgcgcgaaacgcggcgcgaagccgcgaacgcgagtgtggagtctagttcgcaaatcagcgaaatcgactgcacactcgcgttcgcggcttcgcgccgcgtagtctggaccgGGCTTgtgccgcaaaccaaactgcgaaatcgccgtgaaatTGTGCGAGTGTGAAATCATATGTAAACGTCGCgaatgttctctccgcgaagtcgcgccgctaatattcacgcacatagtctggagggcgaTAACGCAACGCTTTTAAACTGTCGTGCGTATGGGGTACTTTGATTAGGCCCCATAAGAACGAGagtttttttaacgcgcgttaaaaaagcgtttagcCCGCTCCAggctacgcggcgcgaagccgcgaacgcgagtgtggagtcgatttcgctgattagcgaactagactccacactcgcgttcgcggcttcgcgccgcgattcgcgcacgagtgtggagggcccttttgaatgacacaaatggaaacgtgtgtgtttattcacacgatggcggtagcgctttttatcaagcgttgttggattttcaactttaaatcgaatttagtgcgggcagattcaagcgcttttttaacgcccCATTCGTATGAGAGCTTAAAAAGTGTCGCGTTAAAACCTgaagccctccacactcgtgcgtgaatcgcggcgcgaagccgcaatcgcgactgtggagtctagttcgctaatcagcgaaatcgactccacactcgcgttcgcgtagtctggagcaatttatcactaagggcccctccacactcatgcgcgaatcacggcgcgaagccgcgattcgcgcatgagtgtggagggactgTGGAGGGACCTCTAGATATTCTAGTTTATCGCAAGAGCGATagggaggcagatagcgaaatttcgattttcgtcttTCGTGGTAGATCCTCTGGTAGATAGGACTGCAATGTAGGAAGTGTGTGAGCTATATCCTACTCCGCAGTCCTGCAAGGCGGACTGCATTGTAAGAGTGTGACAACAGACTActacaccgcaccgcgaccttggccaagagcatgtcaggccatgctcaatgtagggttccgtagttttccATCAgacacaataggctaaactagagctattagtatagaagattgttaacaaagggataaaataagacaaggcaaatttgcataatcagtACTTTATTAAGGTAATAAGAAgtatggccatgattttttccttagaacctACTTTCAATATGAGACTTTGCATGACTTTGTACTTTCATaacgaaaaacataaaaatgcaatatttatgaaaaaacatattttaggaaactgcaacaattttaaaaggatttgttaattaaagtacTCGTAAAagaaatcagcgggattgcctctaattttataatatattttactttttcgttctaaaactgccaatagtcaacggcattactcattcagccaatgaaactgttttagagaaattaaatataaataacaataatgaagACGTGAGTGGATGAACGTGCTATGTCACATTTATCAGATTTTGATTTAAGGCGATAAATATGGATTTGaagctattataaataaataaataattaaataaatattataggcattcttaggtacacagattgactaagtcccacggtaagcccatggaggcttgtgttatgggtactcagacaacgatatatataatatataaatacttaaatacatagaaaacacccatgactcaggaaaaaatatctgtgctcatcacacaaataaatgcccttaccgggattcgaacccaggaccatcggcttcacaggcagggtcactacctgtTTACGGGTCTGAcgggtttatattaaaaataactccaaatgtaaaaatatatgtgtttAATATTTCTTGTGGAAAATGAGTAAGTGACGTTTGACATGCAAAAGCACAAAAGAAgctacattatcttttatatatAAACTGCCAGCATCCGCGGAGGTGTGCTTTCTTGTGAACATGCCCCCGGGCGTTGAAAGCTTGCCTTTCAACCAAACTGCTCTACGCAGGAAGTAAGTACATCATAACAGCGGGCCGCCAAGTTACTGAATGTGAAGAGGTATCTTCTCTTCTACGAGCACAACGGCGTCAAGTTGCAGAGCGTGTGTATATCACTCAGGCTCTGGTGGAAGGTTCCAAAGCTTCTTTCATGATTTGACTGCTGCCGCAACTGCTCAATGCTGACGGACTGTGAGTGGCCAATGTAGCGTACTCCTCGAGGTCGTGAATCGATGCCGATGAAAGAAGACGGTCACCGATGGAGAGGTAGCAGCTACCTTGCAGCATCATTGAAATAAATGGCAGCAATATATTCTTCTGGGTGGGACGAAATTAAAGCCAGTGGGAAGTGGCAACCAAACCAGTGTTGAGGTCATTGACgataaacattatattacaatacCCAGCTCTCATTAAATAATATGTGGTTGACTTTACCCCAGCTTCCTATGAAACTCCAATGTGAAGGACACGCAGAACTAACATTAGAAAATAATCGAATCACTAGCTGCAGCATTAGCTTGCGAATTATAGCTGCGCTTATAGATAAGTCATTGTATGCACCCGTTGTATGTACAGTACAACTGAAATAATGAGTAATGCTAGCTAGTACTCGTAAATATATAACTAGTAAAGTCGCCTGCTAGCACTAGATGTACTTAGTACGAAAACATACGAAAAATGGCTAAGATATAACACTTTCACAAGAGCTTTTTTTATGACAGCCAAAGTAAGCTAGTACACTAATgagtttacatatttaaaaacttaactaATAATAGCAGTGCTAGATTATTAGTATGTACCTAATAAGTAAAATCTTCAGAAGACAtggattttattttaacgtGAATGACGCCGAGTGAAAACCTTAGTGAAATATTTTCTATCTAAGTCGTTGTTGTTCGAGGAATAATGAGATTGTTTAGTGCAGACCTTTGCAGGCTGCTGATGGAACCGCGTGAGTTGGGTTCGAGTCTCATCGTCAAGCATTTCATTACTGGCGTAAGAGGTGACATTTGTGAAACAACAATTAATACGCGAAGGGGCCGATACTTGACCGCTGTTTGTTGGGCCTGCGACTGTATACCCTAGTTTAGTCTCAAACAGTATCGTCTGTCCATCGCTTAATTCAATTTTATGCGACCCTAACAAGTTCCAAAATAGGTCAGCCCCTATTAAAAAATCGACCTCGGAAGGTTTATGAAAGTTAGGATCAGCTAAACGGATGTTAGACGGAATATTCATTCGTGATATATCCATCCGTTGATAAGGCATCTCGTCAGATATCGAGGACAAAACagaacaatttaaataagtcgAGTAGGTGTCATCTAAGGATTTACTTGGCACCTGACACATTTTACCTACGtgactttaatttgtttatgcCTGTAATCGATTTATTTACTCGATTAGTATGTACATTTAACTGCTGACACATCTTCTCAGTCATAAAACAAGACGCACTGCCGTTATCCAAAACTGCTCTGGCTATGATCTCGCGATTGTCATGCCCATATACTTTAATTAATGCAGTAgttagtattatattatatgttataGTCCGACATTTGGTTCAGATGCATTCAAGTGTGGAGTTGCTACTCGTATGCGAGCCGATAATGCAGGGACGGAGGCGGTAGCCGGCGCTGACGACGATGGCCGCTCGCACGAACTAaattccgttttttgcgtatgcTCTGTGACATGAACGAGTGAATTATGCCTACGCTTACATATTCGACAGCCTGCCTTTGCAATGGTTTGCATAGTGATCACGTCGGaagcaattaaaacaaactttatAATTCGGCAGCAAATTAAGCCGCTCGATGTTGCTTAACGCGAGAAACTGAGAGCAGTTATTTAAGCTATGCTCACCATTACATTTCGGACATAATTGAGACTGAGAAGTGACACAGTGTTCAGTGGGTTGAGTAGAAAGCAAAACCCTATGTTTAGATACGATTTTAGCCGGCTGACTAGACTGACCGGCGCCTGAGGCGCTCGATAACTCTAAGGTTTCAATCAAATCTGCACGATTACGCATAAAAgtcataaaattatcaaatgaaATAGGTACATTCTTATCAAAGCTTCCTTTATGTTCTTCCCACTCACGAAATGTCGTAGTGTCTAATTTGTTGCTAATGATGTGAATAAGGAGCGTGTCCCACTGTTTGACAGGCTCGCCTAGGGATTCTAGGCATCTAAGATTTTTGTTTACTTGATCCACAAGCCGTTTTAAATGAACGGACGACTCCTTCGTGATCGGCTCAACGTTAAACAGCGCTGATACATGATTTTGCAGTAGTAACCTTTTGTTATCATACCGCTCACACAGGAGT
This DNA window, taken from Cydia strobilella chromosome 4, ilCydStro3.1, whole genome shotgun sequence, encodes the following:
- the LOC134740656 gene encoding neuroguidin, which codes for MVQAAEETEQPDLPQAVNLLKEMNMNVQQVSQLVDNMLLRVKTGEITTDKGLSFLEMKYQMLLSYLINLTYIVLRKCSGEKIDSDPSIDRLIEIRTVLEKIRPVDSKLKYQIDKLVKTAAVGSTTEEDPQSFRANPANLVSKIDNEEDDSSDALEDEVKKDSSKTNIYVPPKLAAVHFEESSSRADNDKKNKERSKKQILNSRVMSELREEYSEAPLEVTTGNHVKHSISKQEQERIEYEENYLTRLPVSKAEKNRRKKLTTVGMLAEEITGTSSNRTSNKRKFKSKKGKSFKRKRSH